In one window of Azotobacter salinestris DNA:
- the aspS gene encoding aspartate--tRNA ligase, whose amino-acid sequence MMRSHYCGQLNESLEGQEVTLCGWVHRRRDHGGVIFLDIRDREGLAQVVFDPDRAETFAKADRVRSEYVVKITGKVRLRPEGARNPNMASGAIEVLGYELDVLNQAETPPFPLDEYSDVGEETRLRYRFIDLRRPEMAAKLKLRSSITSSIRRYLDENGFLDVETPILTRATPEGARDYLVPSRTHAGSFFALPQSPQLFKQLLMVAGFDRYYQIAKCFRDEDLRADRQPEFTQIDIETSFLDEADIMGITENMIRKLFKEVLDLEFGEFPHMTFEEAMRRYGSDKPDLRIPLELVDVADQLKAVEFKVFSGPANDPKGRVAALRVPGAASMPRSQIDEYTKFVGIYGAKGLAYIKVNERAKGVEGLQSPIVKFIPEENLNVILDRVGAQDGDIVFFGADKARIVSEALGALRIRIGHDLKLLTCEWAPLWVVDFPMFEENDDGSLSALHHPFTAPKCTPEELEANPAAALSRAYDMVLNGTELGGGSIRIHRKEMQQAVFRILGIDEAEQQEKFGFLLDALKFGAPPHGGLAFGLDRLVMLMTGASSIREVIAFPKTQSAACVMTQAPGTVDAKALRELNIRLREQPKAE is encoded by the coding sequence ATGATGCGCAGCCACTATTGCGGCCAACTGAACGAAAGCCTGGAAGGCCAGGAAGTCACCCTCTGCGGCTGGGTACACCGTCGCCGCGACCATGGCGGGGTGATCTTCCTCGACATCCGCGACCGCGAAGGTCTGGCCCAGGTGGTGTTCGATCCGGATCGCGCGGAAACCTTCGCCAAGGCCGATCGGGTGCGCAGCGAATACGTGGTCAAGATCACCGGCAAGGTGCGTCTGCGCCCCGAGGGCGCGCGCAACCCGAACATGGCCAGCGGCGCCATCGAGGTGCTGGGCTACGAGCTGGACGTGCTGAACCAGGCCGAGACCCCGCCGTTCCCGCTCGACGAATACAGCGACGTCGGCGAGGAGACCCGCCTGCGCTACCGCTTCATCGACCTGCGCCGTCCGGAGATGGCCGCCAAGCTGAAGCTGCGCTCGAGCATCACCTCGAGCATCCGCCGCTACCTGGACGAGAACGGCTTCCTCGACGTCGAGACGCCGATCCTCACCCGCGCCACCCCGGAAGGTGCGCGCGACTACCTGGTGCCGAGCCGCACCCACGCCGGCAGCTTCTTCGCCCTGCCGCAGTCGCCGCAGCTGTTCAAGCAGCTCCTGATGGTCGCCGGCTTCGACCGCTACTACCAGATCGCCAAGTGCTTCCGCGACGAGGATCTGCGCGCCGACCGTCAGCCGGAGTTCACCCAGATCGACATCGAGACCAGCTTCCTGGACGAAGCGGACATCATGGGCATCACCGAGAACATGATCCGCAAGCTGTTCAAGGAAGTGCTCGATCTCGAGTTCGGCGAGTTCCCGCACATGACCTTCGAGGAAGCCATGCGTCGCTACGGTTCGGACAAGCCGGACCTGCGCATCCCGCTGGAGCTGGTCGACGTCGCCGATCAGCTCAAGGCCGTGGAGTTCAAGGTGTTCTCGGGACCGGCCAACGATCCGAAGGGCCGCGTCGCCGCCCTGCGCGTGCCGGGCGCCGCCTCCATGCCGCGCAGCCAGATCGACGAGTACACCAAGTTCGTCGGCATCTACGGTGCCAAGGGCCTGGCCTACATCAAGGTCAACGAGCGCGCCAAGGGTGTCGAGGGCCTGCAGTCGCCGATCGTCAAGTTCATTCCGGAGGAGAACCTCAACGTCATCCTCGACCGCGTTGGCGCCCAGGACGGCGACATCGTGTTCTTCGGCGCCGACAAGGCCAGGATCGTCTCCGAGGCCCTCGGTGCCCTGCGCATCCGCATCGGCCATGACCTGAAGCTCCTGACCTGCGAGTGGGCACCGCTGTGGGTGGTGGACTTCCCGATGTTCGAGGAGAACGACGACGGCTCGCTGAGTGCGCTGCATCACCCGTTCACCGCGCCCAAGTGCACCCCCGAAGAGCTGGAGGCCAATCCGGCTGCCGCGCTGTCGCGTGCCTACGACATGGTGCTCAACGGCACCGAGCTGGGCGGCGGCTCGATCCGTATCCATCGCAAGGAGATGCAGCAGGCGGTGTTCCGCATCCTCGGCATCGACGAAGCCGAGCAGCAGGAGAAGTTCGGTTTCCTGCTCGACGCGCTGAAGTTCGGCGCACCGCCGCACGGTGGTCTGGCTTTCGGCCTGGACCGTCTGGTGATGCTGATGACCGGCGCCAGCTCGATTCGCGAAGTCATCGCCTTCCCGAAAACCCAGAGCGCCGCCTGCGTCATGACCCAGGCCCCCGGTACGGTGGATGCCAAGGCGTTGCGCGAACTGAACATTCGCCTGCGCGAACAACCGAAGGCCGAATGA
- a CDS encoding lytic transglycosylase domain-containing protein, whose amino-acid sequence MQLRRFLLLALLALPLPAVASLPQAPEPELRALLQRTVAEADSFGDRFEAEVWLLDMSTRLSRYLPDHAERLNLLRTVHREANKAGLRPDLVLAVIHAESRFDRFAISPVGAQGMMQVMPFWKAELGRPQDNLTDNATNLRYGCTILSYYLKKERGDLSRALARYNGSLGQYRYPSKVIGLWHDFWYVK is encoded by the coding sequence ATGCAGCTCCGGCGATTCCTTCTGCTCGCCCTGCTCGCCCTGCCGCTGCCGGCAGTCGCCAGCCTGCCGCAGGCACCGGAGCCTGAGCTGCGTGCCCTGCTGCAGCGCACGGTCGCCGAGGCGGACAGCTTCGGCGACCGCTTCGAGGCGGAAGTCTGGCTGCTGGACATGTCGACCCGCCTGAGCCGCTACCTGCCGGACCACGCTGAACGCCTGAACCTGCTGCGCACGGTGCATCGCGAGGCGAACAAGGCCGGACTGCGTCCCGATCTGGTGCTGGCGGTGATCCATGCGGAAAGCCGCTTCGACCGCTTCGCCATTTCCCCGGTCGGCGCCCAGGGCATGATGCAGGTGATGCCGTTCTGGAAGGCCGAGCTGGGCCGCCCCCAGGACAATCTCACCGACAACGCCACCAACCTGCGCTATGGCTGCACCATTCTCAGCTACTACCTGAAAAAGGAGAGGGGCGACCTCAGCCGCGCCCTGGCCCGCTACAACGGCAGCCTGGGGCAGTACCGCTATCCGTCGAAGGTGATCGGTCTGTGGCACGACTTCTGGTACGTCAAGTAA
- the ruvB gene encoding Holliday junction branch migration DNA helicase RuvB has protein sequence MIEADRLITATSRDREEQQDRAIRPLKLADYIGQPVVREQMELFIQAARGRREALDHTLIFGPPGLGKTTLANIIAQEMGVSLKSTSGPVLERPGDLAALLTNLESGDVLFVDEIHRLSPVVEEVLYPAMEDFQLDIMIGEGPAARSIKLDLPPFTLVGATTRAGMLTNPLRDRFGIVQRLEFYSVADLSTIVSRSAGILGLPIEAEGAFEIARRARGTPRIANRLLRRVRDFAQVRGEGRITRQIADLALNLLDVDERGFDHQDRRLLLTLIEKFDGGPVGVDSLAAAISEERHTIEDVLEPYLIQQGYMMRTPRGRVVTRHAYLHFGLSLPARMATMTVDPLAGESAGEG, from the coding sequence ATGATCGAAGCCGATCGTCTGATCACCGCGACCAGCCGCGACCGCGAGGAGCAGCAGGACCGGGCCATCCGTCCGCTGAAGCTGGCCGACTACATCGGCCAGCCGGTGGTGCGCGAGCAGATGGAGCTGTTCATCCAGGCGGCCAGAGGCCGTCGCGAGGCCCTCGACCATACCCTGATCTTCGGCCCGCCGGGGCTGGGCAAGACCACCCTGGCCAACATCATCGCCCAGGAGATGGGGGTGTCGCTGAAGAGCACCTCGGGGCCGGTGCTGGAGCGGCCCGGCGATCTCGCCGCGCTGCTGACCAATCTCGAATCGGGCGATGTGCTGTTCGTCGACGAGATCCACCGCCTCTCACCCGTGGTCGAGGAGGTGCTCTACCCGGCCATGGAGGATTTCCAGCTCGACATCATGATCGGCGAGGGGCCGGCCGCGCGCTCGATCAAGCTCGACCTGCCGCCGTTCACCCTGGTCGGCGCCACCACCCGTGCCGGCATGCTGACCAATCCGCTGCGCGACCGCTTCGGCATCGTGCAGCGCCTGGAGTTCTATTCCGTGGCTGACCTATCGACCATCGTCAGCCGTTCCGCCGGGATTCTCGGCCTGCCGATCGAAGCCGAGGGCGCCTTCGAGATCGCCCGTCGCGCCCGCGGCACGCCGCGCATCGCCAATCGCCTGCTGCGCCGGGTGCGGGACTTCGCCCAGGTGCGCGGAGAGGGGCGGATCACCCGGCAGATCGCCGATCTGGCGCTGAATCTGCTGGATGTCGATGAGCGCGGCTTCGATCATCAAGATCGGCGCCTGTTGCTTACCCTGATCGAGAAGTTCGATGGCGGTCCGGTCGGCGTGGACAGCCTGGCGGCAGCGATCAGCGAGGAGCGGCATACCATCGAGGACGTCCTCGAACCCTACCTCATCCAGCAGGGCTACATGATGCGTACTCCGCGCGGGCGGGTCGTCACGCGCCATGCCTATCTGCATTTTGGCCTGAGCCTGCCTGCCCGGATGGCGACCATGACGGTCGATCCGCTCGCCGGCGAATCGGCTGGCGAGGGGTGA
- a CDS encoding TlpA disulfide reductase family protein: MGRRMGMVLALAAGLALAGCSEDWGVDQHGRPVTAEQLEGQWLVINYWAEWCSPCRREIAQLNTLDKQYRGRGVRVVGVNFDGLQGAELARASEALGIRFGVLAQDPAERLQLPPGEVLPVTYIVDAQGRLRERLLGEQTAAGLTARLQALRGEGS, translated from the coding sequence ATGGGAAGGCGAATGGGGATGGTCCTGGCGCTGGCCGCCGGGCTGGCGCTGGCCGGTTGCAGCGAGGATTGGGGCGTCGACCAGCATGGGCGTCCGGTCACTGCGGAACAGCTGGAAGGGCAGTGGCTGGTGATCAACTACTGGGCGGAATGGTGCTCGCCCTGCCGCAGAGAGATCGCCCAGCTGAACACCCTGGACAAGCAGTACCGGGGGCGCGGCGTGCGCGTCGTGGGGGTGAACTTCGATGGTTTGCAGGGAGCCGAGCTGGCGCGTGCCAGCGAGGCGCTGGGCATTCGCTTCGGCGTGCTGGCGCAGGATCCGGCCGAGCGTCTGCAGCTGCCGCCGGGCGAGGTGCTGCCGGTCACCTATATCGTCGATGCCCAGGGGCGTCTGCGCGAGCGGCTGCTCGGCGAGCAGACGGCGGCCGGCCTGACGGCACGGCTGCAGGCGCTGCGCGGGGAGGGCTCCTGA
- the tolQ gene encoding protein TolQ, which produces MEANAVDHMSMWSLISNASLVVQLVMLTLVAASVTSWVMIFQRGNMLRTARKSLDSFEERFWSGIDLAKLYRQAGSEPDPDSGLERIFRAGFKEFSRLCQQPGVVPDAVMEGVSRSMRVAISREEEKLEQSLPFLATVGSTSPYIGLFGTVWGIMNSFRGLAQVQQATLSTVAPGIAEALIATAIGLFAAIPAVIAYNRFSARGETLIARYYTFADEFQAILHRKVHTSDE; this is translated from the coding sequence GTGGAAGCCAACGCCGTTGACCATATGTCCATGTGGAGCCTGATCAGCAACGCCAGTCTGGTGGTGCAGCTGGTCATGCTCACCCTGGTGGCCGCCTCGGTCACCTCCTGGGTCATGATTTTCCAGCGCGGCAACATGCTGCGCACCGCCAGGAAATCCCTGGATAGCTTCGAGGAGCGCTTCTGGTCGGGCATCGACCTGGCCAAGCTCTACCGCCAGGCGGGCAGCGAGCCCGATCCGGATTCCGGTCTGGAGCGGATCTTCCGTGCCGGCTTCAAGGAGTTCTCCCGCCTCTGCCAGCAGCCGGGAGTCGTGCCGGATGCAGTCATGGAAGGGGTTTCCCGCTCCATGCGGGTGGCGATTTCCCGCGAGGAGGAAAAGCTCGAGCAGAGCCTGCCGTTCCTCGCCACCGTGGGCTCCACCAGTCCCTATATCGGCCTGTTCGGCACCGTGTGGGGGATCATGAACTCCTTCCGCGGCCTCGCCCAGGTGCAGCAGGCGACGCTCTCCACCGTGGCACCGGGGATCGCCGAGGCGCTGATCGCCACCGCCATCGGTCTGTTCGCCGCGATTCCAGCGGTGATCGCCTACAACCGCTTTTCCGCGCGGGGCGAGACGTTGATCGCCCGCTACTACACCTTCGCCGACGAGTTCCAGGCAATCCTGCATCGCAAGGTGCACACTTCGGACGAATGA
- a CDS encoding proline--tRNA ligase, whose protein sequence is MRTSQYLLSTLKETPSDAVVISHQLMLRAGMIRKLASGLYTWLPLGLRALRKAETIVREEMDKAGALEVLMPAIQPAELWQESGRWEQYGPELLRIRDRHDREFCVGPTHEEVITDLARNELNSYKQLPINFYQIQTKFRDEIRPRFGLMRGREFLMKDAYSFHLTQESLQETYDRMHQAYCSIFSRLGLDFRPVQADTGSIGGTGSHEFHVLAESGEDDIAFSDSSDYAANIEKAEAIPRETERGAASEELRLVDTPNAKTIAELVEQFGLPIEKTVKTLVVHGVEEGQLVALIVRGDHELNEIKAANLAQVASPLVFASEAELRAAIGAGPGSLGPLNLPIPVIVDRSVALMSDFAAGANLDDKHYFGLNWERDLPLPETADLRNVVEGDPSPDGQGKLVIKRGIEVGHIFQLGTKYSEAMNCKVLGENGKPVTLIMGCYGIGVSRVVAAAIEQNYDERGILWPEALAPFQIALVPMKYESAVVKEATDRLYAELVAAGYEVLLDDRDKKTSPGVKFADMELIGIPHRIVVSERGLAEGSLEYKSRRETEVKAIPAADLMTFLSNRIGR, encoded by the coding sequence ATGCGCACCAGTCAGTATCTGCTCTCGACTCTCAAGGAAACCCCCTCCGACGCCGTGGTCATCAGCCATCAGTTGATGCTGCGCGCCGGGATGATCCGCAAGCTGGCATCCGGTCTCTATACCTGGCTGCCGCTGGGGTTGCGTGCCCTGCGCAAGGCCGAGACGATTGTCCGCGAGGAAATGGACAAGGCCGGCGCCCTGGAGGTGCTGATGCCGGCCATCCAGCCGGCCGAGCTGTGGCAGGAGTCCGGCCGCTGGGAGCAGTACGGCCCCGAACTGCTGCGCATCCGCGACCGTCACGACCGCGAGTTCTGCGTCGGCCCGACCCACGAGGAGGTCATCACCGACCTGGCGCGCAACGAGCTGAACAGCTACAAGCAGCTGCCGATCAACTTCTACCAGATCCAGACCAAGTTCCGCGACGAGATCCGTCCGCGCTTCGGCCTGATGCGCGGCCGCGAATTCCTGATGAAGGATGCCTACTCCTTCCACCTGACCCAGGAGTCGCTGCAGGAAACCTACGACCGCATGCACCAGGCCTACTGCAGCATCTTCAGCCGCCTGGGCCTCGACTTCCGTCCGGTGCAGGCCGACACCGGCTCCATCGGCGGCACCGGCTCCCACGAGTTCCACGTACTGGCCGAATCCGGCGAGGACGACATCGCCTTCAGCGACAGCTCCGATTACGCCGCCAACATCGAGAAGGCCGAGGCCATCCCGCGGGAAACCGAGCGCGGCGCCGCCAGCGAGGAACTGCGCCTGGTGGATACGCCGAACGCCAAAACCATCGCCGAGTTGGTCGAGCAGTTCGGCCTGCCGATCGAGAAGACGGTCAAGACCCTGGTGGTGCACGGCGTCGAGGAAGGCCAACTGGTCGCCCTGATCGTGCGTGGCGACCACGAGCTGAACGAGATCAAGGCCGCCAACCTGGCCCAGGTCGCCAGCCCCCTGGTGTTCGCTTCCGAAGCCGAGCTGCGTGCCGCCATCGGCGCCGGCCCCGGCTCCCTCGGCCCGCTGAACCTGCCGATTCCGGTCATCGTCGACCGCTCGGTTGCCCTGATGAGCGACTTTGCCGCCGGCGCCAACCTTGACGACAAACACTATTTCGGCCTCAACTGGGAGCGCGATCTGCCGTTGCCGGAGACCGCCGACCTGCGCAACGTGGTGGAAGGCGACCCGAGCCCGGACGGCCAGGGCAAGCTGGTGATCAAGCGCGGCATCGAGGTCGGCCACATCTTCCAGCTCGGCACCAAGTACAGCGAGGCGATGAACTGCAAGGTGCTCGGCGAGAACGGCAAGCCGGTGACCCTGATCATGGGCTGCTACGGCATCGGCGTGTCCCGCGTGGTCGCCGCCGCCATCGAGCAGAACTACGACGAGCGCGGCATTCTCTGGCCGGAGGCGCTGGCGCCGTTCCAGATCGCCCTGGTGCCGATGAAGTACGAAAGCGCCGTGGTCAAGGAAGCTACCGACCGCCTGTACGCCGAGCTGGTCGCCGCCGGCTACGAGGTGCTGCTCGACGACCGCGACAAGAAGACCAGCCCCGGGGTCAAGTTCGCCGACATGGAGTTGATCGGCATTCCGCATCGCATCGTGGTGAGCGAGCGCGGCCTGGCCGAGGGCAGCCTGGAATACAAGAGCCGCCGCGAGACCGAGGTCAAGGCCATCCCGGCCGCCGATCTCATGACCTTTCTTAGCAACCGCATTGGCCGCTGA
- a CDS encoding acylphosphatase, whose protein sequence is MARIGLRALVSGRVQGVYYRQSTALQAERLALVGWVRNLADGRVEAWVEGEEAAVRELTEWLWRGPEYARVEKVELEEVALQGFAAFRVRR, encoded by the coding sequence ATGGCGCGTATCGGCTTGCGCGCCCTGGTCAGCGGCAGGGTGCAAGGCGTGTATTACCGGCAGAGCACGGCGCTGCAGGCCGAGCGCCTGGCGCTGGTCGGCTGGGTGCGGAATCTTGCCGACGGGCGGGTCGAGGCCTGGGTCGAGGGCGAGGAGGCTGCGGTGCGCGAGCTGACCGAATGGCTTTGGCGGGGGCCCGAATATGCCCGGGTCGAGAAGGTGGAGCTGGAGGAGGTCGCCCTGCAGGGCTTCGCGGCATTTCGCGTGCGGCGCTGA
- a CDS encoding YihY family inner membrane protein, with product MRQRFVDTLDFWRYLFERFLADHGPKSAAALTYTTLFAVVPIMTLIFVVLSVIPEFQGIGEQIQGFIFRNFVPSSGAVLQDYLRTFIEQARHLTWLGVGVLMVTALLMLMTVEHTFNTIWRVRQPRRGLSSFLLHWAILSLGPLLLGTGFALSTYITSLSLISDPYALAGARMLLKVMPLMFSTAAFTLLYAAVPNTSVPLRHALLGGLFAAVLFEAAKGLFGLYVALFPTYQLIYGAFAAVPLFLLWMYLSWMIVLLGAELVCNLSASRGWRRNPLPRLLVLLGVLRVFHQRQQSGHAVRQSDVQRAGWALPDSVWDEIVDFLEREQLVYRTSDGGWVLCRDLNRYSLESLLSRSPWPLPHLDQLPEALDEPWFPALRSALERLQRERAALFGDSLAHWLQPPLPEP from the coding sequence ATGCGTCAACGCTTCGTCGATACCCTGGATTTCTGGCGCTATCTGTTCGAGCGCTTTCTGGCCGACCACGGCCCGAAGAGTGCAGCGGCGTTGACCTATACCACGCTATTCGCGGTGGTGCCGATCATGACCCTGATCTTCGTCGTGCTGTCGGTCATTCCGGAGTTCCAGGGCATAGGCGAGCAGATCCAGGGCTTCATCTTCCGCAACTTCGTGCCCTCCAGCGGCGCCGTGCTGCAGGATTACCTGAGGACCTTCATCGAGCAGGCGCGGCATCTGACCTGGCTCGGCGTCGGGGTGCTGATGGTCACCGCGCTGCTCATGCTGATGACCGTCGAGCACACCTTCAACACCATCTGGCGGGTACGCCAGCCGCGCCGCGGCCTGTCCAGCTTCCTGCTCCACTGGGCCATCCTCAGCCTGGGGCCGCTGCTGCTGGGCACCGGGTTCGCCCTGAGCACCTACATCACTTCCCTGTCGCTGATCTCCGACCCTTATGCCTTGGCGGGGGCGAGAATGCTGTTGAAGGTCATGCCTTTGATGTTCAGTACGGCGGCCTTCACCCTGCTCTATGCGGCGGTGCCCAACACCTCGGTGCCGCTGCGCCATGCGCTGCTGGGCGGGCTGTTCGCCGCCGTGCTGTTCGAGGCGGCCAAGGGGCTGTTCGGTCTCTATGTCGCTTTGTTCCCCACCTATCAGCTGATCTACGGGGCCTTCGCTGCCGTGCCGCTGTTCCTGCTATGGATGTATCTGAGCTGGATGATCGTGCTGCTGGGCGCCGAGCTGGTCTGCAACCTGTCCGCGTCCCGGGGCTGGCGGCGCAATCCGCTGCCGCGTCTGCTGGTGCTGCTTGGTGTGCTGCGGGTGTTCCACCAGCGCCAGCAGTCCGGCCATGCCGTCCGCCAGTCCGACGTGCAGCGTGCCGGCTGGGCGCTGCCCGATTCGGTCTGGGACGAGATTGTCGATTTTCTCGAACGGGAGCAGCTGGTCTACCGTACCAGCGATGGCGGCTGGGTGCTCTGCCGGGACCTGAACCGCTACAGCCTGGAGTCTCTGCTGAGTCGCTCGCCCTGGCCGCTGCCGCATCTCGATCAGCTTCCCGAGGCTCTCGACGAGCCCTGGTTCCCGGCCCTGCGCAGCGCCCTGGAGCGGCTCCAGCGGGAGCGCGCGGCATTGTTCGGCGACAGCCTGGCCCATTGGCTGCAGCCACCCCTGCCGGAGCCCTGA
- a CDS encoding YebC/PmpR family DNA-binding transcriptional regulator: MAGHSKWANIKHRKERQDAKRGKIFTKLIRELTVAAKHGGGNPADNPRLRLAVDKALTANMTRDTIDRAIARGAGSNEADNMVELSYEGYAPSGVAIIIEAMTDNRNRTAAEVRHAFSKCGGNLGTDGSVAYMFDRKGQISFAPGVSEEALMEAALEAGADDVVTNDDGSVDVFTSFADFHAVNEALTAASFKGDEAEVAMIPSITAPIADLETAQKLLKLVDMLEDLDDVQNVYHNAEIPDEIMEQLG, translated from the coding sequence ATGGCTGGTCATTCCAAATGGGCCAACATCAAGCACCGCAAGGAGCGTCAGGACGCCAAGCGGGGCAAGATCTTCACCAAGCTGATCCGCGAGCTGACCGTGGCCGCCAAGCACGGTGGTGGCAACCCGGCGGACAACCCGCGGCTGCGCCTGGCGGTGGACAAGGCCCTGACCGCCAACATGACCCGCGACACCATCGATCGCGCCATTGCCCGTGGCGCCGGCTCGAACGAAGCGGATAACATGGTCGAGCTGAGTTACGAGGGTTATGCGCCGAGCGGCGTGGCGATCATCATCGAAGCCATGACCGACAACCGCAACCGTACCGCCGCCGAAGTGCGCCATGCCTTCAGCAAGTGCGGCGGCAACCTGGGGACCGACGGTTCGGTGGCCTACATGTTCGACCGCAAGGGCCAGATCAGCTTTGCCCCGGGGGTCAGCGAGGAGGCCCTGATGGAGGCGGCCCTGGAGGCCGGTGCCGACGACGTGGTGACCAACGACGATGGTTCGGTGGACGTGTTCACCAGCTTCGCCGACTTCCACGCCGTCAACGAGGCGCTGACTGCCGCCAGCTTCAAGGGCGACGAGGCCGAGGTAGCGATGATCCCGTCGATCACCGCGCCGATCGCCGATCTGGAGACCGCGCAGAAGCTGCTGAAGCTGGTCGACATGCTGGAAGATCTGGACGACGTGCAGAACGTCTATCACAACGCCGAGATTCCCGACGAGATCATGGAGCAGCTCGGCTGA
- the ruvC gene encoding crossover junction endodeoxyribonuclease RuvC → MTLILGIDPGSRITGFGVVRDSGRGCEYIASGCIRTGSGPLPERLQAVYRGVREIIQAHGPVTMGIEQVFMARNADSALKLGQARGAAIVAAAEAGLEIAEYTATQVKQAIVGSGGADKQQVQTMVMHLLRLVQKPQIDASDALAIALCHAHHRQSLIPHGLDGARRRGGRLRL, encoded by the coding sequence ATGACGCTTATCCTCGGTATCGACCCCGGCTCGCGGATCACCGGCTTCGGCGTGGTGCGCGACAGCGGGCGTGGTTGCGAATACATCGCCTCCGGCTGCATCCGTACCGGCAGTGGCCCCCTGCCCGAGCGCCTGCAGGCGGTGTATCGGGGCGTGCGCGAAATCATCCAGGCCCATGGTCCGGTGACCATGGGCATCGAGCAGGTGTTCATGGCGCGCAATGCCGATTCCGCCCTGAAGCTCGGCCAGGCGCGCGGTGCGGCGATCGTCGCGGCGGCAGAGGCGGGCCTCGAGATCGCCGAGTACACCGCCACCCAGGTCAAGCAGGCCATCGTCGGCAGCGGCGGGGCGGACAAGCAGCAGGTGCAGACGATGGTGATGCATCTGCTCAGACTGGTACAAAAGCCGCAGATCGACGCCTCCGATGCCCTGGCCATCGCCCTGTGCCATGCCCACCACCGGCAGAGCCTGATACCCCATGGGCTGGATGGCGCCAGGCGACGGGGCGGCCGACTGCGCCTGTGA
- the ybgC gene encoding tol-pal system-associated acyl-CoA thioesterase: MRAQSGVLPFIHRCRVYYEDTDAGGIVYYVNYLKFMERARTERLRALGFVQSRLAEDGLLFVVHSSEARYFAPARLDDELLVSAEICELNRVSLHFHQQIRRAADDALLCEGRVLVACVRVDSLKPRAIPGALRAALAGPDPSSAGD; encoded by the coding sequence ATGCGCGCGCAAAGCGGAGTACTGCCGTTCATCCATCGCTGTCGGGTGTACTACGAAGACACCGACGCCGGCGGCATCGTCTACTACGTCAATTACCTCAAATTCATGGAGCGGGCCCGCACCGAGCGGCTGCGTGCGCTGGGCTTCGTCCAGTCCCGGCTGGCGGAGGACGGCCTGCTGTTCGTCGTGCACTCCAGCGAGGCGCGCTATTTCGCGCCGGCACGCCTGGACGACGAACTGCTGGTGAGTGCCGAGATATGCGAGCTGAATCGCGTCAGTCTGCACTTCCATCAGCAGATACGACGTGCCGCGGATGACGCACTGCTCTGCGAGGGGCGGGTTCTGGTGGCCTGTGTGCGCGTCGATAGTTTGAAGCCCCGGGCCATTCCCGGGGCGCTGCGGGCCGCCCTGGCGGGCCCGGATCCATCTTCAGCAGGAGACTAA
- the ruvA gene encoding Holliday junction branch migration protein RuvA translates to MIGRLRGTLAEKQPPHLLVEVDGIGYEVEVPLSALYRLPSLNEPVTLHTHLVVREDAHLLYGFCEKRERELFRELIRLNGIGPKLALALMSGLEVDELVRCVQAGDIKALTRVPGVGKKTAERLLVELKDRFKAWEELPAIAPLVLEPDPGVAVTSAESDALSALVALGFKPQEASRAVAAVQEEGLSSEELIRRALRGMA, encoded by the coding sequence TTGATCGGACGTTTGCGCGGTACCCTGGCGGAGAAGCAGCCGCCACACCTGCTCGTGGAGGTCGACGGCATCGGCTACGAGGTCGAGGTGCCGCTGAGCGCCCTCTATCGCCTGCCGTCGCTGAACGAGCCGGTCACCCTGCACACCCACCTGGTGGTGCGCGAAGATGCCCATCTGCTCTACGGCTTCTGCGAGAAGCGCGAGCGCGAGCTGTTCCGCGAGCTGATCCGCCTCAATGGCATCGGCCCCAAGCTGGCGCTGGCGCTGATGTCCGGCCTGGAGGTGGACGAGTTGGTGCGTTGCGTGCAGGCTGGCGATATCAAGGCGCTGACCCGGGTGCCCGGCGTGGGCAAGAAGACCGCCGAACGCCTGCTGGTCGAGCTCAAGGATCGCTTCAAGGCCTGGGAAGAGTTGCCGGCTATCGCTCCGCTGGTGCTGGAGCCTGATCCCGGTGTCGCCGTCACGAGTGCGGAAAGCGATGCGCTGAGCGCGCTGGTCGCTCTCGGCTTCAAGCCGCAGGAGGCCAGTCGTGCGGTCGCCGCCGTGCAGGAGGAAGGTTTGAGCAGCGAGGAACTGATCCGCCGGGCGTTGCGGGGAATGGCCTAA